Proteins co-encoded in one Zalophus californianus isolate mZalCal1 chromosome 9, mZalCal1.pri.v2, whole genome shotgun sequence genomic window:
- the GDF11 gene encoding growth/differentiation factor 11, with translation MVLAAPLLLGFLLLALELRPRGEAAEGPAAAAAAAAAAAGAGGERSSRPAPSVAPEPDGCPVCVWRQHSRELRLESIKSQILSKLRLKEAPNISREVVKQLLPKAPPLQQILDLHDFQGDALQPEDFLEEDEYHATTETVISMAQETDPAVQTDGSPLCCHFHFSPKVMFTKVLKAQLWVYLRPVPRPATVYLQILRLKPLTGEGTAGGGGGGRRHIRIRSLKIELHSRSGHWQSIDFKQVLHSWFRQPQSNWGIEINAFDPSGTDLAVTSLGPGAEGLHPFMELRVLENTKRSRRNLGLDCDEHSSESRCCRYPLTVDFEAFGWDWIIAPKRYKANYCSGQCEYMFMQKYPHTHLVQQANPRGSAGPCCTPTKMSPINMLYFNDKQQIIYGKIPGMVVDRCGCS, from the exons atggTGCTCGCGGCCCCGCTGctgctgggcttcctgctcctcgcCCTGGAGCTGCGGCCCCGGGGGGAGGCGGCCGAGggccccgcggcggcggcggcggcggcggcggcggcggcgggggccgggggggagcGCTCGAGCCGGCCGGCCCCGTCCGTGGCGCCCGAGCCCGACGGCTGCCCGGTGTGCGTGTGGCGGCAGCACAGCCGCGAGCTGCGCCTGGAGAGCATCAAGTCGCAGATCCTGAGCAAACTGCGGCTCAAGGAGGCGCCCAACATCAGCCGCGAGGTGGTGAAGCAGCTGCTGCCCAAGGCGCCGCCGCTGCAGCAGATCCTGGACCTACACGACTTCCAGGGTGACGCGCTGCAGCccgaggacttcctggaggaggacgAGTACCACGCCACCACGGAGACTGTCATTAGCATGGCCCAGGAGA CGGACCCTGCAGTGCAGACAGATGGCAGCCCTCTCTGCTGCCATTTCCACTTCAGCCCCAAGGTGATGTTCACAAAGGTACTGAAGGCCCAGCTGTGGGTGTATCTACGGCCGGTGCCCCGCCCAGCCACAGTCTACCTGCAGATCTTGCGACTGAAACCCCTAACGGGGGAAGggactgcagggggagggggcggaggccGGCGTCACATCCGTATCCGCTCACTCAAGATTGAGCTGCACTCACGCTCAGGCCACTGGCAGAGCATCGACTTCAAGCAAGTGCTACACAGCTGGTTCCGACAGCCACAGAGCAACTGGGGCATCGAGATCAACGCCTTTGATCCCAGTGGCACAGACCTGGCTGTCACCTCCCTGGGGCCGGGAGCTGAGGggctg catCCTTTCATGGAGCTTCGGGTCCTAGAGAACACAAAACGGTCCCGGCGGAACCTGGGCCTGGACTGTGATGAGCACTCGAGTGAGTCCCGCTGCTGCCGATACCCCCTCACAGTGGACTTTGAGGCTTTTGGCTGGGACTGGATCATCGCGCCTAAACGATACAAGGCCAACTACTGCTCTGGCCAGTGCGAGTACATGTTCATGCAAAAGTATCCGCACACCCACTTGGTGCAACAGGCTAATCCAAGAGGCTCTGCTGGGCCCTGCTGTACTCCCACCAAGATGTCCCCAATCAACATGCTCTACTTCAATGACAAGCAGCAGATTATCTACGGCAAGATCCCTGGCATGGTGGTGGATCGCTGTGGCTGCTCCTAA